atttattccaataaCTCTCGTGTTGAACGTCAGCGAGTGAAACTTGCAGGGAATAGACAGCAATATAATTGGTTAATTTTCCATGCAGATTACATTCGTGGTAATCAATCAAACATTGAATACTGTAGGTAAAGATGGATAAagatctttattttaattaatcaactaCCGCTTACGATTAAAGTTCACGGTTAATTTAATCGAgtgatgaaattattaatcgcTGATTAAAAACGTTGATCATCGAGGGTAAGTTAATTCGAGgttaattttttcgaaatttaagtCTCGAAGCTTGAACCTGGAAGACATTGTACGCCCGATGCGTGTTCGCCCGATCTCGATCGGATTCAACGTATACTCGCGATATCTTCGGCAGCCGACTGCAGCTTTGCAAAAGACCTCGATCACGAATATTAGATTCGCGAGAGATCGACAGGATCCGGGGACGTATCTGATTGGATGGCCCGCGTGCACACCGGATGACCTCGGCCTACAACTGACCactcgatcgtcgatcgattctCCACGCTGCgacattctattttatttaataatcatttttctgaCTCTGACTCTGACAGCGCCGATTGAAATCAATGCCCTGATCGGATCCGGTAACAGGTGGTTCTGAAATCACCTCTTTTCTCAGCTCCTTTCGTAtgatataaatgtaaacaatAATTCCCTGGCAATAGTGGTTCTTGTACCTCAAAATATGGAGAATTTCAGCAAACAtatggaaaattgtaatttccaatttaaaaaCTTGTTGTTCCGTATTCGGTATATTGTACATGAGTTTGAGATTATTGTGGAGCGGTTTTGCAGAGCGATTAGTATTTGTTAGATGtagatggaattttttaaagaaacaagtATTAGAGAGCAACGACCTAGGTGCGTGTCGATAGTTGCTTATAATTATAACCGTAACTGGTGTAACAGGGTCTCCGAGTAGAAGAGTTACGCAAACGCATAAATTAGTCCAGTAAATTATTATCCTCGTGCCGAACATGTAgccttttatttcatttcatttttctttgcagaatgaaaaattattttccccTTCGCGCGACACTTTTACTCTCgaatttttccccttttttctttctttctttttttccttctttcctacGTTCCGCTATTACGGACGTATGGATTGGTTTAGAATGTTATTAACGATAGCTCGTGGTTGGCTCGTTTGTTGCAGTTTTATTGTCGATCCTCAACCTCCAGCATGGCTCCTTGTTATGCAGCGCGGGGGAACCTGGCGTgagtattcgaatatttttaataacctCGTTAGAATACATTACGCGTTACAGAGTATACGTTTATCTCGTTTTCAGTTGGAAATTGTTATCAAAAATTTCGAACCCTAATGAATTCTGgaatgaattttgtaaattgatcGTACAATACTATCTTCGGGATTAATCGCGATCACATGTTTTGTAGTAATCATGTTTTGTTATCTCGCAAGTATTTGGACTTCGACAACCTGCCAGAGACGAATTTCTCGTGTCAGGGGAAGGTGATCGGTGGATATTACGCGGATGTTGAAGCCGGATGTCAGATGTTTCACGTTTGCACCATCGGTCAAAAAGGTAATTCAGCAATATTTCTGCAGTCGCTTCTAcaactttcaattttccaatttctcaaaataacaaaatagtaCAATCCCTCGCTAGACATAATATTCGACAAAGATCTTAAATACTAAACAGATGGACAAAAAatccatttatttaaaaacattaccCTCGTATTTTAATACTGCAACACCTGTTTCAAACAGAcctaacaaatatttcattattctaaATTAAGCCTATAAAAGTTACCTTATCTTCTCAGCTTAAATTAGATTACACCGCAAaagctaattaattaattcgaatggCTTTCCTACTTTGTCAGTTTCCCGCGAAAAGGACTGCAACCGACGTTGAATTCGTTCGAACGCGCATCGATTAATTCAAAACAGACTCCTCAggggatcgatcgatcgatcgatcgtaatttgttccttaatttaattcttatcgTTAATTTGTTGTCGTGACAATTAGAAACCGATAATTAAGTTAACGTCAGGCAGGGAACGAGACTCGTAAACGCGAAacagatcgatcgatcgatcgtacgaTCGAAGGATCGCGAGAGACCCGCCTCGGGGGCCTGGCAAACGCCTGATCCAAGTTTTGTAATCGATCGAGAGATCACTCGGAAGAGAATGTCACGGTCGTCGAGGAACGTTTACTGACCTAAGTCGAGAACGTCTGGCTTCGTCTCGTCACGAGGAATCGAGTAGATCGTCTAACCTTTTAACTATCTTCGTTAGACGTGacgtatcttttttctttttttttttattttttattttttgctattatctcaactttttaatcttccatggatgatttcaattttaaatttatctttcgtgTAATTTGTAGGAATGTTTTGCCATATagtttttcttcgaataagtttatttatagaaattttgtgtCTTCTCGAAGTATGcagtttcttttataaaactgGTACCTTCTTGATGCatcattttttcataaaaagctttattacgtaattttctttataatatttgtattttctttacgGAAACTTTGTGCTTTTTTCGCATAGTCCTTTTTATAAATCTGTATCGCATAATATCTTCTTATATACACGCgcataacaattttctaccttGTGGAACGTAATTCTTTCTATTCACATGcaaacaatattttgaaactgtCTAATTATAAATCTACTTTCTAATGCAAATTTCAGTAGGCAGGGGAATGTTTATTAAACTATATTTactttgtttaatatatttaagacTGAATTTGCTTCATAAATTACCGCGgtgattgaaattattttcgaataatgTGGGACGTATGGACGTTTCGAGAACCGTGACCCAGAAGAGCATCCCCGAATAATGATCCTGTCCTTCACCATGAGACTTGGTTTCAGACGAGATTATGGACATAAAGTTCCTCTGTCTGAATGGAACCGTCTTCGATCAGGAAACCAGGGTTTGCGAGAGAGTGGACGAGGTCGATTGCAGCAAGAGCGAGCGATTCTACAACTTGAACTTGGAACTCTATGGAAATAACGCAGTCACTCTCAGGTATGTTAATAAATTCACGTATGAACCATACAAAAATCACCTACCAATTACGTATTCACCTCTCGTAATTCGACTCGCCATATCTATTTTTCCGTCAAAAGAATGCAAcatccccccccccctccccgCCAATCTGCTTTCGCGAAAGGACACATTcgctgaaaataattattgtagcGACTCGGTTCACCTGTCGCGCACGAAATGCCTGTCTAGACGTTCACCTATGCTAGATGTGATTTCGAAAGGACCAAAGGTGCATTAGTTCGCATAACTGCCGGTTTTGCTTACGTAGTCGCGCGATACAGGATCGATAGGTGTGGTGATTGCGTGTATCGACGATTTTTTGATTGATCGCGTCTTACTGGCTGCCTGTTGCGGTCACTTCCTATGTAGCGCGCTATCTTTAGAAACACCGTCTCTTTTCAATACCTGAAAAGCCTTTCCATgctgaaatttccaatttccaattttcaagGCGACACAAATCACGATTCTCGACTTCCAACACAtcctctaaaaaaaaaaagtctaACCCGATCAAGTGAATTTCTGAAtgctatttttattcgcaGTTTACACGAAAATAGCGAGGACGACATCGATCCATCGGACCCCATAGACGACCACCAACGCAGCACTTCAGCGAGACCAACTACAACAACCACAACGTCCACGACAACCTCGAAACCAAGTAAACCCTCCACTACGCCATCCTCCGGTTCTTTTTCCCACCCCACGGGCTATCCACAACACTTCCAGCCGCAACCACCATTTCCTCAGGTTCACACGAGTCAATCAAAGTCTCTCTACGATGACAAAAATAGCGGCTACCATCACCAGTATATTTTCCACAATGGAGAGAGGAACAATAATCAACAGGCGACTTCGTATCAACTGTTTAGCAATCAAGGAGTCAGTTCCACCACTGTTCAGCCACCTCAGGTGCATCAGATCAGATTCAGTTCGACTGCAAGTCCACAGATTATTCACAACGAACCATCGACGGCGTCGCCACTGTTTCACGCTACATCTTCTACCATTCAGACATTGTTGAATAGCAATGGAAATAGTCCAGCGTTGATAAATCCTATCTTTCACAATCATGGGATTGCTAGTACCACGGAGCAGTTTATTCATAGTAATAATCCTAGGGAGACTTCGGATTACAGGGAGAGTGGGGTGCAGAGTATCAGGCCGTTGGAGGTCGTTCAGTCGAGCAATAAGGGACAGGTAACTTTGCACTGAATTGACTTTCTCTTTCCTAGTTTTTTGTCTTTATCATACAAGGCGTTCCGTAGTTCGTGATACAGGTCGGGTCAGGCAGACCCTATGACTCGAAATAGGACGAAAATTAAGGATAATAAAACTTGGAGAGGGAGAGGCTCATTTTCGGGGAAATAGAGTTTGAACACTTTCCTAAAATAGAATAGAACAGAGACCCTTTCTgaggaaaaataatattgcaattaATTCATCTGATTTTACAATCTCATATCATTTGTCTGATACAAATTCTACATATTGTTCCAGGTCTCAAAGTTAACGATATCCCCAGTGCCAACGCCGGAGCCCTCACGCTCAGTGCAAACGAAGACGAGCAGCCAGAGCTCCCAACAACCAAGGATTTCAGGCAACTTCCTTCCCACCCCATCTCCCGACGAAACTACAGTGAGATCCTTCTATCCAACCCCACGAACATCTTCGAAACCTTCACAGACCTCTCAATCCCCTAATGATCAAGTCACTCAGCACATACACGTGCTACCGCCTGTGCAGATCCCTCAACTAAAACCTCACCAAATCACCATCAACTTACCACCTCCAGATCTTCAAAGAATAGTTCAGAATCCATCATCCTTGCTACCTTCTCAATCTAGAGTAATTGTAACAGCCAAAGCAAGTGTTAGCGACGAATCTGGTAGACCATTAAATACAACGCAATTAGTCACTCTTCCCTTGCCAACGATCCCAGCCAGTTATGATGATTATAAGGAGGGAGACGAGTCCTTTGATCCGTTCTATAGAGACGTTCCTAAAATCAGAAACAGCAGAAGAATCTCTGAAGAATCTAGAGGAGTTTTGAGATCTAAAAGATCTGTTAGTCAGACCAAGAATTCCATGGTTTCTTTTGTCTATGCTGGGGATTCTAAACGAAAACGTGATGGGCAGGTGACAGGTGCGAATAACAAAGATGCAGAAAATAGAAGTCAGGATTTCACTTCCATTAAGGAAAGTCTAATGAGATTTAGGGATATTCTCTTTGGAGAAGACTTCACTGAGGACACTATAAGAAGTGTCTTTGAGGGAAGTAGGCTTCAAGGGCTTGGTTCTGATAACGAGAAGAACAATTCGAAGAGAGATTCGTTAGAAGATTTAGAAACAAAGGcttctaaaaattttaaagcGAGGGATTATGAAGAAGACGATGttaaagagaaggaagatgAAGAGACGGAAGATGAAGAGACGGAAGATGAGGAGACGGAAGGTGAGGAGACGGAAGACGAAGGGACGGAAGACGAAGGGACGGAAGATGAAGAGACGAAAAATGAAGAGAAGGAAGATGAAGAGAAGGAAGATGAGGAAAGTAAAACTAAGCAGTCAGACGGATTAGAAGTTCCTTTGGAAATAGACACTAGGGAGTCTGATGCTGAAGAATACATTGACACCGATGAGGAAAAGGATGCTATGTCAAATTTGAAGAATGTTGAGTCAGATTTGGAGGACATCGAAGTGGAAACTCATGAGGCTGAGAAAGATGAATATGTAGATTTTTCTGATATGAAAGATAAGCCTAATGATGAAACTAAATCAGACTCTAAACCAAGAAAGCCAGAAAATACATTAGATGTTGTTATTCTTGATCCAGGCGAGTACATGAAACTGAAATCCAAGgatgaagaagaatttttaaatacaactGAAAAGGAGCAAGTTTCTACACAGACTCCAATTCTGTCGTCGACTGAAGAAATCACTGGAGCAACGACAGAAGGAGATTCAATGGATAAACAGGATTCTAAGAACTCAAAAGACCTTGATGGTACTGTTGAAGATAGTAAACAGTCTAAATTGCAAGAAAGCGACAGTAGAAAGATtctagaagaagaaaaaaaggaagagaagccTAATATAGAACTCAAACCAAACACGAGAAGGATAAGTTCCAAGGTCAGAGCCAGAGGAAAGATTTCTTCCAAGAGAAAGGAAaccaaaattgaaaataacgaGCCTGTTGGATTACTTGATGATAAAGTCCCTGATCAAAAAGTAGagacaacaacaacaatagtGAATCCTGAGGCTGAGCAGATTGACAAGCACATATTCAACGAACCAGAGTCACAGACCTCGAAAGACGTCGATATCAGAGCTGTGAATAATCATGGAGGCAACTTGAAGAAACTTCAAACTGGTAAAGACCACAGTACAGGCAAAGACAATCGGAAGAGTGAGGCTAACGAGTATGAGACTCTAGAGAAACAACCTAGAACTTTGGGAAAGGATGAAGAAAACGTCGAGATTTTGGAAGGTGAGGAGAAAACAATTGTTCCAAGCTTAGACGAAAAAGAAgttgaagagaaaagaaaggtcGAGGAAGAGTTTGACGAAGAAGTGGAGCAGCCTGAAGCTCCTAAGGAAGATCCTTCTGTAGAAGAAATGAGCTATTATAAAGAAGAATCTTCAATAGAGCACGAATCTATGGAAGATGAATCAACCACAGTCTTTAGCAATGAAGATTCTCAGGATGACCAGCAAGAAATGGCTAAACATTCTCGCAAAGGAAAGATTATGAAGTTTGAGAACTTTTCAAAAGAAGTGTCTTCTCATAGGCAGGTTAAGAgcaggaaaaatgaaaatgagaaagaggaaggaaaagaatcTCGTGAATTTTCGACGATGAAGAATGAAGAGATGAATTCTGAGGAAGCTTCCATG
This is a stretch of genomic DNA from Bombus pyrosoma isolate SC7728 linkage group LG16, ASM1482585v1, whole genome shotgun sequence. It encodes these proteins:
- the LOC122576786 gene encoding myb-like protein X isoform X2, coding for MLKPDVRCFTFAPSVKKETRVCERVDEVDCSKSERFYNLNLELYGNNAVTLSLHENSEDDIDPSDPIDDHQRSTSARPTTTTTTSTTTSKPSKPSTTPSSGSFSHPTGYPQHFQPQPPFPQVHTSQSKSLYDDKNSGYHHQYIFHNGERNNNQQATSYQLFSNQGVSSTTVQPPQVHQIRFSSTASPQIIHNEPSTASPLFHATSSTIQTLLNSNGNSPALINPIFHNHGIASTTEQFIHSNNPRETSDYRESGVQSIRPLEVVQSSNKGQVSKLTISPVPTPEPSRSVQTKTSSQSSQQPRISGNFLPTPSPDETTVRSFYPTPRTSSKPSQTSQSPNDQVTQHIHVLPPVQIPQLKPHQITINLPPPDLQRIVQNPSSLLPSQSRVIVTAKASVSDESGRPLNTTQLVTLPLPTIPASYDDYKEGDESFDPFYRDVPKIRNSRRISEESRGVLRSKRSVSQTKNSMVSFVYAGDSKRKRDGQVTGANNKDAENRSQDFTSIKESLMRFRDILFGEDFTEDTIRSVFEGSRLQGLGSDNEKNNSKRDSLEDLETKASKNFKARDYEEDDVKEKEDEETEDEETEDEETEGEETEDEGTEDEGTEDEETKNEEKEDEEKEDEESKTKQSDGLEVPLEIDTRESDAEEYIDTDEEKDAMSNLKNVESDLEDIEVETHEAEKDEYVDFSDMKDKPNDETKSDSKPRKPENTLDVVILDPGEYMKLKSKDEEEFLNTTEKEQVSTQTPILSSTEEITGATTEGDSMDKQDSKNSKDLDGTVEDSKQSKLQESDSRKILEEEKKEEKPNIELKPNTRRISSKVRARGKISSKRKETKIENNEPVGLLDDKVPDQKVETTTTIVNPEAEQIDKHIFNEPESQTSKDVDIRAVNNHGGNLKKLQTGKDHSTGKDNRKSEANEYETLEKQPRTLGKDEENVEILEGEEKTIVPSLDEKEVEEKRKVEEEFDEEVEQPEAPKEDPSVEEMSYYKEESSIEHESMEDESTTVFSNEDSQDDQQEMAKHSRKGKIMKFENFSKEVSSHRQVKSRKNENEKEEGKESREFSTMKNEEMNSEEASMEHYDSTEAFYENTYEMSTDDEYNDPGSSENVTISSEHVTSEHVTSEEIPSSKEETLEEHEDDESVLSDQEESTEGVLKFTDELPKDKKEDVLETKGPSESVENIAHDYVDDNYEPDNYKEHGSSDSNSLSAEKIRKEMLADNKMEDTKKENEEDKLETTTEPQRDQDVETESPKEPITEKIDLQTTTTTTTTTSATTSTSTTTTTARPMPPKLFKPITARKNYNYIPPTTTPNPVIIKPRLSLLNPKPAKPPKSYNELAPKPVIRKFTLLARKPTTTMAITTNMDENWTETVETMTTDVSTTTTEASRSEENILESKLKPLNESEEKVHAPTKSKNDQDSSPSEQKSPTNVKQDQEENFTPYPVSRLSTLASIVEKSLKETESTSTVFEKSTSPKSFTLVDLEIVSTTTLPIGLTSIESDHPEESPSTTVRSTIEEETTLASSTKIMERNLESKATEGPVTLTVSEAIAISEVTTKRTETVESTTMRSLSRNSAMLRRQGGFNCLEKQMYRFYGDNRDCRLFHYCSPGFTSRQVLDFRFVCEEGTMFDEESQSCRHNARNKDCLKREWLKGESGF
- the LOC122576786 gene encoding microtubule-associated protein futsch-like isoform X1, which produces MNLALHGFLLQVLLSILNLQHGSLLCSAGEPGYLDFDNLPETNFSCQGKVIGGYYADVEAGCQMFHVCTIGQKDEIMDIKFLCLNGTVFDQETRVCERVDEVDCSKSERFYNLNLELYGNNAVTLSLHENSEDDIDPSDPIDDHQRSTSARPTTTTTTSTTTSKPSKPSTTPSSGSFSHPTGYPQHFQPQPPFPQVHTSQSKSLYDDKNSGYHHQYIFHNGERNNNQQATSYQLFSNQGVSSTTVQPPQVHQIRFSSTASPQIIHNEPSTASPLFHATSSTIQTLLNSNGNSPALINPIFHNHGIASTTEQFIHSNNPRETSDYRESGVQSIRPLEVVQSSNKGQVSKLTISPVPTPEPSRSVQTKTSSQSSQQPRISGNFLPTPSPDETTVRSFYPTPRTSSKPSQTSQSPNDQVTQHIHVLPPVQIPQLKPHQITINLPPPDLQRIVQNPSSLLPSQSRVIVTAKASVSDESGRPLNTTQLVTLPLPTIPASYDDYKEGDESFDPFYRDVPKIRNSRRISEESRGVLRSKRSVSQTKNSMVSFVYAGDSKRKRDGQVTGANNKDAENRSQDFTSIKESLMRFRDILFGEDFTEDTIRSVFEGSRLQGLGSDNEKNNSKRDSLEDLETKASKNFKARDYEEDDVKEKEDEETEDEETEDEETEGEETEDEGTEDEGTEDEETKNEEKEDEEKEDEESKTKQSDGLEVPLEIDTRESDAEEYIDTDEEKDAMSNLKNVESDLEDIEVETHEAEKDEYVDFSDMKDKPNDETKSDSKPRKPENTLDVVILDPGEYMKLKSKDEEEFLNTTEKEQVSTQTPILSSTEEITGATTEGDSMDKQDSKNSKDLDGTVEDSKQSKLQESDSRKILEEEKKEEKPNIELKPNTRRISSKVRARGKISSKRKETKIENNEPVGLLDDKVPDQKVETTTTIVNPEAEQIDKHIFNEPESQTSKDVDIRAVNNHGGNLKKLQTGKDHSTGKDNRKSEANEYETLEKQPRTLGKDEENVEILEGEEKTIVPSLDEKEVEEKRKVEEEFDEEVEQPEAPKEDPSVEEMSYYKEESSIEHESMEDESTTVFSNEDSQDDQQEMAKHSRKGKIMKFENFSKEVSSHRQVKSRKNENEKEEGKESREFSTMKNEEMNSEEASMEHYDSTEAFYENTYEMSTDDEYNDPGSSENVTISSEHVTSEHVTSEEIPSSKEETLEEHEDDESVLSDQEESTEGVLKFTDELPKDKKEDVLETKGPSESVENIAHDYVDDNYEPDNYKEHGSSDSNSLSAEKIRKEMLADNKMEDTKKENEEDKLETTTEPQRDQDVETESPKEPITEKIDLQTTTTTTTTTSATTSTSTTTTTARPMPPKLFKPITARKNYNYIPPTTTPNPVIIKPRLSLLNPKPAKPPKSYNELAPKPVIRKFTLLARKPTTTMAITTNMDENWTETVETMTTDVSTTTTEASRSEENILESKLKPLNESEEKVHAPTKSKNDQDSSPSEQKSPTNVKQDQEENFTPYPVSRLSTLASIVEKSLKETESTSTVFEKSTSPKSFTLVDLEIVSTTTLPIGLTSIESDHPEESPSTTVRSTIEEETTLASSTKIMERNLESKATEGPVTLTVSEAIAISEVTTKRTETVESTTMRSLSRNSAMLRRQGGFNCLEKQMYRFYGDNRDCRLFHYCSPGFTSRQVLDFRFVCEEGTMFDEESQSCRHNARNKDCLKREWLKGESGF